From the genome of Salvelinus namaycush isolate Seneca chromosome 1, SaNama_1.0, whole genome shotgun sequence:
GCCTACCAGAAGTGAAAATCAAGGAATTAAATACACAAACATTTTACTCAAATTGCTCAGTGCAATATCAGATGACCTGTAAAATGAAATTGACAAAATATTTAATTTCAACTGTGGCAAAGAAAAGTCATTAAAGGCAATAGTGCaatactaaaacatatatttggcAGTTAATAAATGCAGATAAATCATCAGCTTCATCCATGGAGGGAGAACTCTGGGAGTGGTTCTCAGCTCTAGTTCCTCATCAACTTCTGGCAGAAGTCTACCATCTGGAGTTGTTTCAAAATAAAACCAGATCAGAAATAAGGCAGCGAAACATTGTTGTGGGTCGAGTTGTTTTTCAGACAATACACCACGGCAGACATGACTTGTACTATATTTTTAGTTTACTTATAGCTTAGGTTGTATTAGATAAGACCATGGCCCAGTTTCCCAAAAACATCTCAAGGCTAAGTTcgttagaaccttcgtaggagcatAGTTAAATCACCAAGCTGTTAACGTTGCACTTAATCAAATCTAAGGAAGTCGTAGCCTGCTACAGACGTGCTCACATTTGTTGGCATCCCTCCACAAAAAAACATGCACAATTCTCTGTAATAACTTGAAACTGACAAAAGTAATTGGCATCCACCATTGTTCATTGTTCAATCTGGGGTTGATTTTCCTATTGCGGACACGCCCAGGGAGGTTGGCTACAGTTCCATGGACCTTAAACTTCTTAATAATATTTGCAACTGTTGTCACAGGAACATCAAGCTGCTTGGAGATGGTCTTGTAGCCTTTACCTTTACCATGCTTGTCTAATATTTCCTTTCTGATCTCCTCAGACAAATCTCTCCTTTGCATTCTCTGGTCCATGTTCAGTGTGGTGCACACAATGATACCAAACAGCACAGTGACTACTTTTATCCATTTAAATAGCCCGAATGACTGATTACAAGATTGGAGACGTGTGATACTAATTAAAGAAACTAATTCATTTGAAATATCCCTATAATCCAATTATTTATATTTTCTATGGGGTACCAACAAATGTGTCCAGGCTATTTTAGAATATCTTTGTAGAATAAGCAATAATTCATCTCTTTTCACAGCTTCATTCTATGACATACCAAGGCATGCAAGTATACATGATAAAATAGCTTTTAATTTCATCACTTTTCAGGAGGAATTAAGCATTATTTCAATGAGCTGTAAGGGTACCAGCTGTTGTCGTTAGTTTGTCGTTAGATGcttttatacacagaagatcttcGCTAAACATGgaatcacatggtttatccgTCTCTGTGACCACCAATAAAAAAAACTAAGTTGAataaagttgactacaaatacaaagttgccaatgtctttgcagTCGATACAAACAAGCAACGTACAGTATAACATATTGAAATAActgattgaacatgaaatgtaGGCCGAGTtattttgctacttgtaggctactgtctaATTAATCTcaatatttcatgatgtgtagcctAGCAAGTGCGCAATAATGTGCCAAATCGGTTATTTAGTGCATTTTGATTGGGTAAGCATTATAATTAGCCACGTCAATATTTACAGCCGTAGGTGGAAATATCTCTCTAGGTGCTGATCcgtcagtattgtgaaataattctAATGTTAAAGATTTGAAAGGAGAAACCTGATCCGAGAGCAGCACTAGTATCGACACACGCTCCAACGACACACTTAGCGACCGCTCTCTCTGCATGgttttgggaaacgcatgttacATCTACGAtcgttgtaggaaagatgcatcgtTAAAAACACTCGTTCTATTGCCATCGGGAAACCGGGCCCATGGCAGATCTAGTTTACTTACACCACACCCCTGAGCAGTTTTCAAGTCCTTGCAGATGTAACTGGGTCCCCAGGTACACTGGTTCTTCCCCAGAAGATGCTGCTCTTTCACAGCAACACACATATCAGCTCTCTGGAGGACAaagagatatacactgagtgtataaaacattagaaacaccttattaatattgagttgaacccccttttgctctcagaacagcctcaatatgTCGAGGGCatgctctacaaggtgtcaaaagcgttccacagggatgctggcccagtttgactccaatgcttccacagttgtgtcaagttgtttggatgtcttttgggtggtgaaccattcttgacacacatgggaaactgttgagcgtgaaaaactcataaccctgttcaaaggcacttaaatatttttcaccttttgaatggcacacatacacaatccatgtttcaaggcttaaaaatccttctttaacctgtctcctccccttcatctagacTGATTGAAGTGGACTTAAAAAGTGACTGGGATGATCAATAAAGGATCATcccattcacctggtcagtctcatggaacgaggaggtgttcctaatgttttgtacactcagtacaaAGTTTTGTATAGTCAGCTGATATCcgtattttacatttatttaactaggcaagtcagttaagaacaaattcttatttacaatgacagcctacaccggccaaacccggacgacgctgggccaattgtgcgccgccatatgggactcccaatcatggccggttgtgatacagcctggaatcgaaccagggtgtctgtagtgaagcctcaagcaccgagatgcagtgccttagaccgctgcaccactctggagcCCATACTAACTAAGACAAGACTCAGTCATCTTACACACAATCAAACCACTTGTCAATGGGACAGTGGTCATGGTTAGTAATTAGAAGAAGTGGTCTGGGGATTATAGACACTGTAGAATCAGAGGAGGACCCTCTCCTACGGCTGGATGGGAATGGTTTAATTACCTCGCATGTATCCGGAGCATCCATTTGGCTTCCCAGAACCTTCTGTAGTCTGAGACCGTAGATTTTGGTGAACATTTCACACTGgatagaacacaaagacaggcaCAATGAAACTGACGTCAATGCTTTAAACACAACTGAAAGCTTTTTGCTATATCTTACGGTGACTACAGCAGAGAGCACTATATTTAGGCCTATTCTCCTTCTACTGGTAGTAGAGGAAACTTGCGTAAGCTCTGTGGGGCTTCTCATACACTAAATAAACATGTAGGGGCTAAGGGGTGGATGTAGGGCATAGGGGCTGGGCAGACCTTGGGGATGGCATTGGGGTGCTGCAGGCAGACAGACTGGAGGAAAGAGGAGGTCTGAGGTTCAGTGGCGTTGAGACCCAGGTGTAGCCGGCTCAGAACCGCCAGCGTACGGCAGGAATCACAGTCAGAGGGGAGGGGCATCTCTGGAGAGGAGGGTCAGGGTTACAGAGGGCTACAATGTGGAAGAGCAGTGCCAAGGGAGACAGAGATAATCTACAGATCAAGGAGAGCATGAACGATgagggtagaagaggagagagtagaaaggAAATGTGTAGCCCACATAGTCATATCAGTATGAGACCACACACATATAACCTTATGATTGAAACGAGAGCTCTGGTCTGACCAAATCACCCCACTCACCCATGCTGGGGGTCTCCTGGAACAGACACAGGTGCAGCAGGGCACAGATGGAGTGAGGGGCGGCTGACGACAGCAGAAAGTCAACAATCTCCTTTCCATACTTGTTGATGAAGTCCTCACACTTGTCTTTGTAGCTTGCAGGTAGGAGGCCACACACCTCATCCATTAGCTTCACTATGGCATCCTGTAAAGGTCAAGGGTGTCCAACAAAATGTGTCTGCGTGTTAGTGAGTGTGGACACTTGTGAGAAAAATATAGACTTAATATAGACTTATTGAGAGAGTTACCTCAGTCCTCTCTGTAGGCAACATGCTCTCCAGTTTCTTCATAAGATAAACACAAAAGGTACACTGTGGGCTGATCTGCACCTAGAGAGGAGATCAGCTGGTGAGAGAGCATTCAgtgcagacagaaaaattacaaatcatGCAGAACTAGAAAAACACATTGACAAAAACAAAGAAGGGCAGGGAAGAGACTTCCATTCCTAGACTGTACAAAAGTTCAGCTCTCACACTCACCTCTGGGCTGGTGCCTGAGTCAAGTACAGCATTCGAAAGATGGATGTCAGTGAAAGTGGGAGGAAGCGGTTCAGGCGCTCTTCTCTCTGAGCGGACAGCACACAGGCCCAGAACCATACACGTCTCACCTGGCTTCTACAGATATGAAGGAGAAAGACAATTGAAAAGTCCTTATGTTATAGAATAACAACATTATTGCCCATGATACAATGTAGGAACATTTTTGGATGGTTACGTTGTAAACCAGACTTCCCTTTCTCTGCATGTTTGCAGTTCTCAGGCACTCACCAGTATGCCAGTGAGGTACTGGAGGGCTTGGGGCAGGTACATATGCACCTGGGACATACAGTGGCTTTTCGCCTCATCTATGGGGAGGCGCTGACACAGGGCATCCAGGGTGTTGTGGATCAGCTCCTAAACAATTAACATAGGGACATATACAGTTACAGTACACTATTGGTGGCTCACTTTGTTATGGGGTGAGATGCACAATGACATGTCAATTTGACATCCTTCTAGTAGACTTTGTTTCAAGCGCAGAGTTCAACATAATGTAGTctctgttgactatactgtaagGGAGTTGCTGCAAGATATGGTATTCTATATTTGCACAATAAACGGGAACTGAAAGATGGGGGGGGTGAGATGGGAACAATAAACGGAAACtgaaagatggggggggggggggggggggtgagaccAGAAGGCTTTTTTCATATTTACTTGAAGTACCACTTTCTGGTCAGGGTGTTATCTCTGGCTACAACAATAAAATGAGAGAAGACATACTTCAGCAGAATGGGTACTCACCTGGGTGTCAGTGTTGGAGATCATGTCTGTGAATAGCTCAATGATCTGGCTGCAGTCTGAGCAGATGTCAGT
Proteins encoded in this window:
- the LOC120024444 gene encoding prosaposin-like encodes the protein MAFLQFIVLIFMASFCIGETMVIGEPTRPKLGITQLSSTTDICSDCSQIIELFTDMISNTDTQELIHNTLDALCQRLPIDEAKSHCMSQVHMYLPQALQYLTGILKPGETCMVLGLCAVRSERRAPEPLPPTFTDIHLSNAVLDSGTSPEVQISPQCTFCVYLMKKLESMLPTERTEDAIVKLMDEVCGLLPASYKDKCEDFINKYGKEIVDFLLSSAAPHSICALLHLCLFQETPSMEMPLPSDCDSCRTLAVLSRLHLGLNATEPQTSSFLQSVCLQHPNAIPKCEMFTKIYGLRLQKVLGSQMDAPDTCERADMCVAVKEQHLLGKNQCTWGPSYICKDLKTAQGCGMVDFCQKLMRN